Below is a window of Gammaproteobacteria bacterium DNA.
CTACAGGTTCGCCGCCAACTCCGAAGGATTTCCCGGCGCGCCTCCGCGAGCAGATCCTCGTTCGTCGTATTCTCCCACCGCACCAATCGTTCCAGAATCCCGAACAACCTGTCCCGCTCTTTCTCCTGCGCCTCCCTAGTGGGGAACCCTTCTGGATTCGCGGATGGATCGTCCACCATCTGGGCGAAAATCACGGCTCGCGCGGCCGCCAACGGTCGGCGCGCCCACCAGAGGTGAAGTGTGCTGGGATGTCCGTGCCGGATGGACTTCTCGCGCCTCGACGCGGCGTTGATCGCGTCCAAGGGGAGGGCCACTTCGATCAGCTTGGGAGCTACCGTCATCGACGAGAACGTACCGTTGGAGAAGACTTCGACAGCCTGCGGACGGCGCGTCCGCGACCCTCACGAATGCTCCGCCCGCAACACATCGCCGGGAGGAGCATCATGTCCACCATTCTTCGTGAGAGAGAGAACGCCAAGCCCGTCCCGTTCGAGACGGTCGCGGAAGAAGTATTCCGAAGGTACGGACGTACTTGGAAGCCGGCCACCTTGCAGGTGAATCGGGCGTACCTCCGAAACCAGATCATGCCATGGTTCAGGGGACGACCGGTGACCGAGATCACACGGGCCGAGGTCCGGCGTTGGTTCGGAACCCTTCATGCCACCCCCGCCGCGGCCAACCGCTCGCTACCGATCCTCTCGGTCATCATGCGTCAGGCGGAGACCTACGGCTACCGAACGAAGAACAGCAATCCCTGCAAGGGGATCCGGCGCTACCCGCAGGCCCGCCGGGAGCGGTTCCTCACGCCCGCCGAGATGCGCCGCTTGGGACATGGGCTAGCGAACGCCCGGTCCGAGGCGCCCCTCCCCGTGGCCATCGTCCGGCTCCTGTGCCTCACCGGATGCAGGCAGAGCGAGATCCGGACGCTGCGCTGGGGTGACTACCGCGAGGGCCACCTGTTTCTGCGCGACGGCAAGTCCGGTCCAAGAACCGTGTGGCTCTGCCGCGCGGCACGCAGCCAGTTGGACGGTTTGCCCAAGACGACCGGCTTCGTGTTCCCCGCAGCCGACCCGCAGGAACCCATGTCCACCGAGACCCTCTACGGACATTGGCGTCGGATTCGCCGGGAGGCCCGTCTCTCCGGCCTCCGTTTGCACGACCTGCGTCACACCTACGCGAGTCTCGCACTGCGGAACGGCGAGTCCGTGGTCATGATCGGCCGGCTGCTGGGGCATCGTGATCCGGACACCACCCTGAGGTACATACACTTCGGTGACGCGATGCTGAGGCAGGCGGTGGAGACCGTCGCCGAGGCTTTGGAGGGATAAGCGATGGCGACCCCGAGCTTCGAAGGATTTGTGGGCGGTTCTTGGAACATCGCCTGCTACAACCGCTGCAAGCCCTCAACACGCCAGCGCGTCGACAGCGCGCTCCGCACGCAGTTGCTTCCTACGTTCGGAGACAGGAAGCTGAGCGAAATCGGCTCGCTGGAGGTGCTCGCTTGGTTCGACCGCTACAGCCGAACCGCGCCCGCCGGCGCGAACCGGATCCTCGACATTCTGAAGCAGATCTTCAACTACGCCATCGAGTGCGGGCATGTGGACTTCAACCCGGCTCAAGGCGTACGGCACAACCCAAGACCCAAGGTCACCCGCTTTCTGTCCCGGGACGAGGTGGCGCGGGTCCATGCTGCCCTGAACGCCCACCGGGGTCGAGGCTCGGGCCAGCAGCAGGTTGCCATCATCCGCCTCCTGCTCCTTACGGGGTGCCGCAAGGGCGAACTGGTCAACCTGCGTTGGGAGGAAGTCGGCGAAGACGTGCTGCGGCTGTCCGACAGCAAGACTGGACCCCGCACCGTCTTCCTGAGCAGCGCGGCCCACGCGGTGATCACCCGGCAGCCACGGACGGGAAGTCCCTATGTATTTCCGTCGCTGACGGACGCATCCCGGCCCCGCTCGAGCGAACTCTCGCTATGGCGCAAGGTCCGGCGGGAGGCCCGCATCGAAGGTGTGCGCCTTCACGACCTGCGCCACACCTTCGCAAGCCACGCGGTCATGGGGCGCGTCCCTCTGCCGGTTCTCTCCCGGTTGCTGGGACACAGCCAAGACCGTATGGCAATGCGCTACGCGCACGTCTGCGATCGCGAGGCGTCGGACGCCGCCGAGAGGGTCGGATCAACCATCGCTGATCTGCTCGGGGTTTCCGCCCCAAACTGCGGCAGCGGGGACGGACGGGAGAGCTTGTCCCTCGACCCCGGCAACCCGTAACGCGACCTACAGGCGGCTCCGAACGCGACATCGATGTGCTTGCCCGTCCCGCGAGCCCCAACCACGTTTACTCCCATGCGAAAGTTCAACACGGCGGGTCCCATACGGCCCGCGCTCCACTACCATATCCCGCCGCTCGACCGACTCGCTCTGCCGGAAGTGCTCGGCCTCGTCCGGGACGAGCGCTACTTCGTGCTGCACGCTCCCCGGCAGACGGGCAAGACGACGGCGCTGCTGGCGTTGCGCGGCCTGCTCAACGGCGGCGAGGCCGGCGAGTATCGTTGCGCCTACATCAAT
It encodes the following:
- a CDS encoding tyrosine-type recombinase/integrase, whose protein sequence is MSTILRERENAKPVPFETVAEEVFRRYGRTWKPATLQVNRAYLRNQIMPWFRGRPVTEITRAEVRRWFGTLHATPAAANRSLPILSVIMRQAETYGYRTKNSNPCKGIRRYPQARRERFLTPAEMRRLGHGLANARSEAPLPVAIVRLLCLTGCRQSEIRTLRWGDYREGHLFLRDGKSGPRTVWLCRAARSQLDGLPKTTGFVFPAADPQEPMSTETLYGHWRRIRREARLSGLRLHDLRHTYASLALRNGESVVMIGRLLGHRDPDTTLRYIHFGDAMLRQAVETVAEALEG
- a CDS encoding tyrosine-type recombinase/integrase yields the protein MATPSFEGFVGGSWNIACYNRCKPSTRQRVDSALRTQLLPTFGDRKLSEIGSLEVLAWFDRYSRTAPAGANRILDILKQIFNYAIECGHVDFNPAQGVRHNPRPKVTRFLSRDEVARVHAALNAHRGRGSGQQQVAIIRLLLLTGCRKGELVNLRWEEVGEDVLRLSDSKTGPRTVFLSSAAHAVITRQPRTGSPYVFPSLTDASRPRSSELSLWRKVRREARIEGVRLHDLRHTFASHAVMGRVPLPVLSRLLGHSQDRMAMRYAHVCDREASDAAERVGSTIADLLGVSAPNCGSGDGRESLSLDPGNP